The Candidatus Nezhaarchaeota archaeon DNA window CTTTTACTCATTTTCATAGCACTAATCATCAAACCCTCTAAGAGGAGGGTAGAAGATCACGCTAAGGTGGGAGAGGGCTTAAGCGGTTAAGTTTAAAAGGAGGCTTTAAATAGCTCTTAACCTGTTGAAAGAGGAAAGTTTTTAGGTGATAATTCTTGACTAAGCCGAGGTATAAAATAGAGAATGTCGTGGCTTCTGTAACCCTTAATCAAACTATAGATCTGAACGCCATAGCTGGAGCAATATTCAAAGCTGAATACAATCCTGATCAATTTCCTGGACTCGTTTACAGGCTTGATAGACCGAAGACTGCGACCCTTATCTTTAGCTCTGGGAAAATGGTTTGTACTGGAGGCAAATCTGAGAAAGATGTTTACAGGACTGTTAGGAAGATCATTCAGGAGCTAAAGGCTCACAAGATAGTTATAATTGGAGAACCTAAAATTCAGATTCAGAACATAGTTGCTTCAGCCAGTCTTGGTGCTGAGATAAACTTGGAGAAAGCTGCGTATCTACTTGAGAACGCTATGTATGAGCCTGAGCAGTTTCCAGGCTTGATATATCGCATGGAAGATGAAGGTGTAGTAATACTCCTCTTCAGCTCGGGCAAGATGGTCATAACTGGAGCCAAGAAGGAGGAAGATGTTAAGAGAGCCGTCAATAAGATCTACGAGAAGCTTAAGGAGCTAGGTGTGCTCTACGTTAAGGAGTAGTTTCTTTGAACCATAGACATCATAGTACTCTTTTACCTTCTTAGCTACTGTGGGGTCTATCCCCAACTCCGCTTTCCTAGCCCAAACAACGTGAAAGAGCTCTACAGCGTCTATTATCGCATGAAACTTTAAGCCATGCATCTTAATGACTTCCGATGCTGGAATGTTATCCTCTAGCTCATTCCTATCCATTAGCACGACGACACCTACAACCTTAAAGCCTAAACTCTCTAGACGTTCTTTAACCTTCAACTTTGTTAAGCCAGTTGTCAATACATCATCGACTATTATCAATCGAGATCCTATACTTGCAGAACCTACTATCACTTCGTCACCCTTGACCCCATAATCCTTGACTT harbors:
- a CDS encoding TATA-box-binding protein codes for the protein MTKPRYKIENVVASVTLNQTIDLNAIAGAIFKAEYNPDQFPGLVYRLDRPKTATLIFSSGKMVCTGGKSEKDVYRTVRKIIQELKAHKIVIIGEPKIQIQNIVASASLGAEINLEKAAYLLENAMYEPEQFPGLIYRMEDEGVVILLFSSGKMVITGAKKEEDVKRAVNKIYEKLKELGVLYVKE
- the pyrE gene encoding orotate phosphoribosyltransferase, encoding MSELDLLKYKVIEEIIRCKALIFDDVRLKSGRTSPYFLNVARMFNPRSLEVIGEAYARIIANFLGLKEFDCVFGPSYKGIPLAVAASFKIKQLYGEEKPVLYDRKEVKDYGVKGDEVIVGSASIGSRLIIVDDVLTTGLTKLKVKERLESLGFKVVGVVVLMDRNELEDNIPASEVIKMHGLKFHAIIDAVELFHVVWARKAELGIDPTVAKKVKEYYDVYGSKKLLLNVEHT